One Rhinopithecus roxellana isolate Shanxi Qingling chromosome 7, ASM756505v1, whole genome shotgun sequence DNA segment encodes these proteins:
- the LOC115898670 gene encoding uncharacterized protein LOC115898670, with amino-acid sequence MMMMMMMMMMMMMMMMISPSSLLFFTEKGRRPSDWRGICGAILPSSGNCFWKSEAVGQKHWGKPRSAKERVVWDSRLKQDGRGTPRWPLAWAHSQDAALAPQLRDRGFLGPLWPQPRASQNCPQKRPEQRAPFSGCQRPVASLLRISKWLLGQLHPVG; translated from the exons atgatgatgatgatgatgatgatgatgatgatgatgatgatgatgatgatttctccttcctctttactttttttcacAGAGAAAGGGCGGAGGCCCTCGGATTGGAGGGGCATTTGTGGAGCCATACTGCCATCAAGCGGAAACTGTTTCTGGAAATCGGAGGCTGTAGGGCAGAAGCACTGGGGAAAGCCCAGGAGCGCAAAAGAGAGGGTGGTGTGGGACTCCAGACTCAAGCAGGACGGGAGAGGAACTCCTCGCTGGCCCTTGGCCTGGGCTCATTCCCAGGATGCCGCCCTGGCTCCACAGCT gcGGGATAGAGGCTTTCTGGGCCCCCTGTGGCCCCAGCCAAGGGCATCCCAGAACTGCCCCCAAAAGAGACCAGAGCAAAGGGCCCCGTTCTCTGGCTGTCAGCGGCCAGTGGCTTCCCTTCTGCGTATCTCAAAATGGCTGCTGGGGCAGCTCCACCCTGTGGGCTGA